A region from the Benincasa hispida cultivar B227 chromosome 10, ASM972705v1, whole genome shotgun sequence genome encodes:
- the LOC120087618 gene encoding arginine decarboxylase, whose amino-acid sequence MPALAYCVDAAAVAPPPGYAFAGDSSLPSPVLFSGGPPETTIFTSLDSAPTSESMTWSPCLSSSLYKIDGWGAPYFSVNASGNMAVRPYGTATLPHQEIDLLKIVKKASDPICSGGLGLQLPLIVRFPDVLKNRLESLQSAFDYAIQSQGYGSHYQGVYPVKCNQDRFVVEDIVKSGSPFRFGLEAGSKPELLLAMSCLCKGNSDALLVCNGFKDAEYISLALIARKLALNTVIVLEQEEELDLVIDLSKRLMVRPVVGMRAKLRTKHSGHFGSTSGEKGKFGLTTTQILRVVRKLEQADMLDCLQLLHFHIGSQIPSTALLADGVGEAAQIYCELVRLGANMRVVDIGGGLGIDYDGSKSTDSELSVAYGLEEYAAAVVDAVRCVCDRRSVKHPIICSESGRAIVSHHSVLIFEAVSASSYEAPSMSSLELQYLVDGLTDDARVDYQNLSAAAYMGEYKTCLLYADQLKQRCVEKFKDGCLGMEQLAAVDGLCALISKAVGELDSVRTYHVNLSVFTSIPDFWGIDQLFPIVPIHRLDQRPSVRGVLSDLTCDSDGKIDKFIGGESSLPLHELEGNGNLSGGGGGRYYLGMFLGGAYEEALGGVHNLFGGPSVVRVMQSDGPHSFAVTRTVPGPSCGDVLRVMQHEPEVMFETLKHRAEEFGQEDDDGGEGIANSLAMSFRNMPYLASASSCCSETDYNGAVDSGAGDAEQWTYCYA is encoded by the coding sequence ATGCCGGCCCTAGCTTATTGCGTGGACGCTGCTGCTGTAGCTCCTCCTCCTGGCTACGCTTTTGCTGGGGATAGCTCTCTTCCGTCGCCGGTCTTATTTTCCGGCGGACCTCCGGAGACTACCATCTTCACCTCTCTCGACTCTGCTCCCACCTCTGAAAGTATGACTTGGTCTCCTtgtctttcttcttccctttacAAGATTGATGGATGGGGAGCTCCTTATTTCTCTGTTAATGCTTCTGGGAATATGGCTGTTCGTCCTTATGGGACAGCTACTTTGCCCCATCAGGAGATTGATTTGCTCAAAATTGTGAAGAAGGCTTCAGATCCGATTTGCTCTGGTGGTCTTGGCTTGCAGCTTCCTCTTATTGTGCGTTTTCCCGATGTGCTTAAGAACCGTCTTGAATCTCTCCAGTCGGCATTTGATTACGCTATTCAATCTCAGGGATATGGTTCTCATTACCAGGGTGTTTATCCGGTCAAATGTAACCAGGATAGGTTTGTTGTTGAAGACATCGTGAAATCCGGATCTCCTTTCCGTTTTGGTCTTGAAGCTGGGTCGAAACCGGAGCTTCTCCTGGCAATGAGCTGTTTGTGCAAAGGGAATTCGGATGCCCTTTTGGTGTGCAATGGTTTCAAGGATGCGGAGTATATTTCTTTGGCTCTTATTGCCAGGAAGCTTGCTTTGAACACGGTGATTGTTCTTGAACAAGAGGAAGAACTTGATTTAGTTATTGATTTGAGCAAGAGGCTCATGGTTCGCCCTGTGGTTGGCATGCGTGCGAAGCTGAGAACAAAACATTCTGGACATTTTGGCTCTACCTCTGGCGAGAAAGGGAAGTTTGGTCTTACGACCACCCAGATTCTTCGGGTGGTTAGGAAGCTTGAACAGGCTGATATGCTTGATTGCCTTCAATTGCTACATTTTCACATTGGATCCCAGATCCCTTCCACTGCCTTGCTCGCCGATGGCGTTGGTGAGGCTGCTCAGATCTATTGTGAATTGGTCCGTCTCGGTGCCAATATGCGAGTTGTTGACATTGGAGGTGGTCTGGGTATTGACTATGACGGTTCGAAGTCTACGGACTCTGAGTTATCTGTTGCTTATGGACTCGAGGAGTATGCTGCTGCGGTTGTTGATGCAGTCCGTTGTGTATGCGACCGTAGGTCTGTGAAGCACCCAATAATTTGCAGTGAAAGTGGCCGAGCAATCGTCTCTCATCACTCCGTTTTGATATTTGAGGCTGTCTCTGCTAGCAGTTATGAGGCCCCATCTATGAGCTCGCTTGAACTTCAGTATCTTGTTGATGGGCTGACAGACGATGCTCGCGTAGATTATCAGAACCTTTCGGCTGCGGCTTATATGGGTGAGTATAAGACGTGCTTACTGTATGCAGACCAATTGAAACAACGCTGCGTTGAGAAATTCAAGGATGGATGTTTGGGAATGGAGCAACTAGCTGCAGTGGATGGACTTTGTGCTCTCATTTCAAAGGCTGTTGGCGAGTTGGACTCTGTAAGAACTTACCATGTGAACCTTTCTGTTTTCACATCAATCCCAGATTTCTGGGGTATCGACCAGCTGTTTCCTATTGTTCCCATTCATCGTCTTGATCAGAGACCATCAGTGAGAGGCGTGCTGTCTGATCTTACCTGTGACAGTGATGGTAAGATTGATAAGTTCATCGGTGGTGAGTCGAGTTTGCCGTTGCATGAGCTGGAAGGCAATGGTAATTTGTCAGGTGGAGGAGGTGGGCGATACTATCTTGGGATGTTTCTGGGTGGGGCTTATGAGGAGGCTCTCGGTGGCGTTCACAACCTGTTTGGTGGCCCGAGTGTGGTTCGGGTGATGCAGAGTGATGGACCGCATAGTTTTGCGGTGACTCGCACTGTGCCTGGGCCATCATGTGGGGATGTCCTCCGAGTGATGCAGCATGAGCCCGAAGTCATGTTCGAGACCCTCAAGCACCGAGCTGAAGAGTTTGGGCAGGAAGATGATGATGGTGGTGAGGGCATAGCCAATAGCTTGGCCATGTCCTTTCGCAATATGCCTTATTTGGCTAGTGCATCTTCCTGCTGCAGTGAGACTGATTACAATGGTGCTGTGGATTCTGGTGCTGGCGATGCCGAGCAGTGGACTTACTGTTATGCTTGA